The nucleotide sequence ACAGATCAATTTGAAAACCTGAGTGTAAAGCTGTATCACTGCAATAAGAATTGGGATAAATCTGTATTAAGGGATATGGAGTTTTTAAATCAAATCAATAACTACCGTATTACAGAATTTGACTATTCGCTCAACACCGTACAACCATATATTAACTATTCAATCGATTTACCCAAGCCAAAGATTTCAGGAAATTACATTCTGGCGGTATATAGAAGGGCTAATCCCAATGATATTATTTTGACAAGAAGGTTCCTTGTTGTTGATAGAATTACCTCAATAGACCATACAGTAAGGGTAAGTACAACAATCAATAAAAGAGAACTTAACCATCAAATAGAGTATTCTATAAGTTATGGGAATTTACTTGTAAACTCGCCTACTCAGGACGTTAGTACTGTAATCCTTCAAAATCATAATTGGAATACTTCTGTATCGGGTATCCCTCCTACATTGGTAAGAGCTAATGAAGGATACATGGAGTATCGTCATCTTGACCTTAGATCTAATTTCTCAGGTTGGAATGAATTTCGATTTGCAGATTTAAGAACACTAAGTGTCTCTGGTAGAAATGTTGGAAGGATCACCAATACTGGTTCTAAAATCATTGCTCCATTAAAACTTGATGGAAGTAGAGGTAGTCTTACTTACACTCAAAACTTCCAAGACATCAACGGAAATTTCATTATTCAAAGCAATGATCCTGGTGAGGGAATTGCTAATGCTGACTATGCTAACGTTACGTTTTCACTCAAATCTGACCAAATTAACGGTGAAGT is from Marinobacter alexandrii and encodes:
- a CDS encoding type IX secretion system plug protein domain-containing protein, whose product is MKNLWILTIACLLVNCEPIVPQQSVNNKKIIFDNYDYEDIVGIAKLAPKENNQIKELENPVVSLSNSDQLSLSFDLLTDQFENLSVKLYHCNKNWDKSVLRDMEFLNQINNYRITEFDYSLNTVQPYINYSIDLPKPKISGNYILAVYRRANPNDIILTRRFLVVDRITSIDHTVRVSTTINKRELNHQIEYSISYGNLLVNSPTQDVSTVILQNHNWNTSVSGIPPTLVRANEGYMEYRHLDLRSNFSGWNEFRFADLRTLSVSGRNVGRITNTGSKIIAPLKLDGSRGSLTYTQNFQDINGNFIIQSNDPGEGIANADYANVTFSLKSDQINGEVYVWSGFNNWRLTDLNRMKFTTQNGINRYETTIPLKQGYYEYLYFVKSDELPSYHFEGSHFQAENEYEILVYYRKPGNVNDELIGYKRFRSIER